A single region of the Phalacrocorax carbo chromosome 4, bPhaCar2.1, whole genome shotgun sequence genome encodes:
- the CYTL1 gene encoding cytokine-like protein 1, which yields MLLSLIALLSAALLANAAPPTCYSRALSLSKEITESFKELQTSKAVDSCVEMLPRLYLDIHNYCVLAKLRDFVAYPRCEGVFEVSELKEKARSLYTIMISYCRRDLVFLTDDCSALESPILPPTEPSIIDS from the exons ATGCTGCTGAGCCTGAttgctctgctctctgctgccctgTTAGCCAACGCAGCCCCTCCGACTTGCTACTCGAGGGCCTTGTCTCTGAGCAAAGAAATCACGGAGTCCTTTAAGGAGTTGCAGACCTCCAAAGCTGTG gaCTCATGTGTGGAGATGCTGCCCAGGCTGTACCTGGACATACAT AATTACTGTGTGTTGGCAAAACTCCGCGATTTTGTGGCCTACCCCAGATGTGAGGGAGTGTTTGAAGTGAGCGAGCTGAAGGAAAAAGCCCGGAGCCTGTACACCATCATGATTTCGTACTGCAGAAGG GACTTGGTGTTCCTCACTGATGACTGTAGCGCTTTGGAAAGTCCTATTCTACCTCCCACTGAGCCTTCCATCATTGACAGCTAA